The proteins below are encoded in one region of Juglans microcarpa x Juglans regia isolate MS1-56 chromosome 4D, Jm3101_v1.0, whole genome shotgun sequence:
- the LOC121261699 gene encoding translocator protein homolog: protein MASHNLKHRTRENPDITTRTYNDRENKAKPLRNAAIAKRGLRSLAIGVSVPLSLTLLSLHLGADRSCYGTLSKRFWLPPPWALHMTCLASSFLMNLSAWLVWAVGGFHRKPTALYLYLAQLGLSLAWNQIVLGAGASRIGLLVCLAMFGAVVGCYRMFKEVNPIAGDLAKPCLAWTAFLAIVNLKLLFL from the coding sequence ATGGCTTCCCACAACCTCAAACATCGTACTAGAGAGAACCCCGACATCACCACCCGCACCTACAACGACAGGGAAAACAAAGCCAAACCTCTTAGAAACGCGGCCATAGCCAAACGCGGCCTTAGGTCCCTCGCCATAGGTGTTTCCGTCCCGCTTTCTCTTACCCTCTTAAGCCTTCACCTCGGCGCCGACCGCAGCTGCTACGGCACTCTGTCAAAGCGCTTCTGGTTACCACCGCCGTGGGCCCTGCACATGACATGCCTGGCTTCGAGTTTCCTGATGAATCTGTCGGCTTGGCTTGTCTGGGCCGTGGGTGGGTTCCATAGGAAACCGACAGCGCTGTACCTTTACTTGGCTCAACTCGGATTGAGCTTGGCTTGGAACCAGATTGTTCTCGGCGCGGGAGCCAGTCGGATCGGGCTGCTGGTGTGTTTGGCGATGTTTGGGGCTGTGGTCGGGTGTTATCGGATGTTTAAGGAGGTGAATCCGATCGCCGGTGATCTGGCTAAACCCTGTTTGGCGTGGACTGCGTTTTTGGCTATTGTAAATCTCaagcttctttttctttga
- the LOC121261575 gene encoding uncharacterized protein LOC121261575 isoform X3, which produces MDDQEAVFKEVFGESSDSEGYEQQQSPQLEEHDEMHEDRPTPTTFDQNTNWEQIKEIRGLWLCRDFLSAGQQSSVLFSIANEGWFTEASHNQAMRFGNLPAWASEISDSIRELVLLNDPGLDPMNLGTYYGAQEECAFPSDLLWREPLFDQLIVNAYQPGDLCTCRPYAL; this is translated from the exons ATGGATGATCAAGAGGCAGTTTTCAAAGAAGTGTTTGGCGAGTCATCGGACAGCGAAGGGTACGAACAACAACAATCGCCTCAATTGGAAGAACATGATGAAATGCACGAAGATCGACCTACTCCAACAACTTTCGATCAAAACACCAACTGGGAACAAATCAAAGAGATCAGAGGGCTGTGGTTGTGCAGGGATTTTCTCTCGGCTGGACAACAGTCTTCCGTGCTCTTCTCCATTGCAAACG AAGGATGGTTCACTGAAGCCTCTCATAACCAG GCTATGAGGTTTGGAAATCTTCCGGCATGGGCAAGTGAGATTTCCGATTCTATCCGTGAGCTGGTGCTTTTAAATGATCCTGGTCTTGATCCTATGAACTTGGGAACTTATTATGGGGCACAAGAAGAATGTGCATTTCCATCAGATTTACTTTGGAGGGAGCCTCTCTTTGACCAGCTCATTGTAAATGCATACCAGCCAG GGGATCTGTGCACATGTAGACCTTATGCGCTTTGA
- the LOC121261575 gene encoding alkylated DNA repair protein ALKBH8 homolog isoform X1 translates to MDDQEAVFKEVFGESSDSEGYEQQQSPQLEEHDEMHEDRPTPTTFDQNTNWEQIKEIRGLWLCRDFLSAGQQSSVLFSIANEGWFTEASHNQAMRFGNLPAWASEISDSIRELVLLNDPGLDPMNLGTYYGAQEECAFPSDLLWREPLFDQLIVNAYQPGEGICAHVDLMRFEDGIAIVSLESSCVMHFTKVGEAYCDAANGGKSHPPATKIPVYLTPGSLVLISGEARYSWKHEINRKPGFQIWEGQELNQRRRISVTLRKLCRVD, encoded by the exons ATGGATGATCAAGAGGCAGTTTTCAAAGAAGTGTTTGGCGAGTCATCGGACAGCGAAGGGTACGAACAACAACAATCGCCTCAATTGGAAGAACATGATGAAATGCACGAAGATCGACCTACTCCAACAACTTTCGATCAAAACACCAACTGGGAACAAATCAAAGAGATCAGAGGGCTGTGGTTGTGCAGGGATTTTCTCTCGGCTGGACAACAGTCTTCCGTGCTCTTCTCCATTGCAAACG AAGGATGGTTCACTGAAGCCTCTCATAACCAG GCTATGAGGTTTGGAAATCTTCCGGCATGGGCAAGTGAGATTTCCGATTCTATCCGTGAGCTGGTGCTTTTAAATGATCCTGGTCTTGATCCTATGAACTTGGGAACTTATTATGGGGCACAAGAAGAATGTGCATTTCCATCAGATTTACTTTGGAGGGAGCCTCTCTTTGACCAGCTCATTGTAAATGCATACCAGCCAGGTGAG GGGATCTGTGCACATGTAGACCTTATGCGCTTTGAAGATGGTATTGCCATTGTCTCCTTGGAGTCATCATGTGTGATGCATTTCACCAAAGTTGGAGAAGCTTATTGTGACGCTGCAAATGGGGGAAAGTCGCATCCACCCGCGACAAAGATTCCGGTTTATCTGACCCCTGGATCGCTAGTTCTTATATCAGGAGAAGCTCGCTACAGTTGGAAGCATGAAATCAACCGGAAGCCAGGGTTTCAAATATGGGAAGGGCAGGAACTAAATCAGAGGAGGAGAATCTCGGTAACACTAAGGAAGCTCTGCAGGGTTGATTAG
- the LOC121261575 gene encoding alkylated DNA repair protein ALKBH8 homolog isoform X2 produces the protein MIKRQFSKKCLASHRTAKGTNNNNRLNWKNMMKCTKIDLLQQLSIKTPTGNKSKRSEGCGCAGIFSRLDNSLPCSSPLQTAMRFGNLPAWASEISDSIRELVLLNDPGLDPMNLGTYYGAQEECAFPSDLLWREPLFDQLIVNAYQPGEGICAHVDLMRFEDGIAIVSLESSCVMHFTKVGEAYCDAANGGKSHPPATKIPVYLTPGSLVLISGEARYSWKHEINRKPGFQIWEGQELNQRRRISVTLRKLCRVD, from the exons ATGATCAAGAGGCAGTTTTCAAAGAAGTGTTTGGCGAGTCATCGGACAGCGAAGGGTACGAACAACAACAATCGCCTCAATTGGAAGAACATGATGAAATGCACGAAGATCGACCTACTCCAACAACTTTCGATCAAAACACCAACTGGGAACAAATCAAAGAGATCAGAGGGCTGTGGTTGTGCAGGGATTTTCTCTCGGCTGGACAACAGTCTTCCGTGCTCTTCTCCATTGCAAACG GCTATGAGGTTTGGAAATCTTCCGGCATGGGCAAGTGAGATTTCCGATTCTATCCGTGAGCTGGTGCTTTTAAATGATCCTGGTCTTGATCCTATGAACTTGGGAACTTATTATGGGGCACAAGAAGAATGTGCATTTCCATCAGATTTACTTTGGAGGGAGCCTCTCTTTGACCAGCTCATTGTAAATGCATACCAGCCAGGTGAG GGGATCTGTGCACATGTAGACCTTATGCGCTTTGAAGATGGTATTGCCATTGTCTCCTTGGAGTCATCATGTGTGATGCATTTCACCAAAGTTGGAGAAGCTTATTGTGACGCTGCAAATGGGGGAAAGTCGCATCCACCCGCGACAAAGATTCCGGTTTATCTGACCCCTGGATCGCTAGTTCTTATATCAGGAGAAGCTCGCTACAGTTGGAAGCATGAAATCAACCGGAAGCCAGGGTTTCAAATATGGGAAGGGCAGGAACTAAATCAGAGGAGGAGAATCTCGGTAACACTAAGGAAGCTCTGCAGGGTTGATTAG